One Cellulosimicrobium protaetiae genomic region harbors:
- a CDS encoding DUF4244 domain-containing protein, with protein MTGTMRRALARLTGTSTGQDGEAGLATAEYAIATVAAAGFAGLLIVVLKSGEVRELLLGIVRSALSLG; from the coding sequence ATGACGGGAACGATGCGGCGAGCGCTCGCGCGCCTGACGGGGACGAGCACGGGACAGGACGGTGAGGCCGGTCTTGCGACCGCGGAGTACGCGATCGCGACGGTCGCGGCGGCGGGCTTCGCCGGGCTGCTCATCGTCGTGCTCAAGAGCGGCGAGGTGCGCGAGCTGCTGCTCGGCATCGTGCGCAGCGCGCTGTCGCTGGGCTGA